In Arthrobacter burdickii, one DNA window encodes the following:
- a CDS encoding thiolase family protein, whose protein sequence is MSFLPQAFLVGGRRTPVGRYGGSLASVRPDDLAALVVRQVVTDAGIDPHDVDEVILGNANGAGEENRNVARMAWLLAGFGDTVPGITVNRLCASGLSAITMASHMVKAGAADLVVAGGVESMSRAPWVMEKPTTAYAKPGEVFDTSIGWRFTNPAFKKIDKMTLSMPETAEEVARLDGISREDADAFAVASHDKAIAAIKAGSFDREIIPVTVKGRKGTETVVDTDEGPRPGTTMEALAGLRPVVTHGTVVTAGNSSSLNDGASAILVASEAAVEKYGLTPRARIVDGASAGVPPHIMGLGPVPATQKVLERTGWRVADLGAVELNEAFATQSLASIRRLGLDPSVVNRYGGAIALGHPLGSSGSRLVVTLLGRMEREGAARGLATMCVGVGQGTALLVEGL, encoded by the coding sequence ATGTCTTTCCTTCCCCAAGCCTTCCTGGTCGGCGGCAGGCGCACTCCCGTCGGGCGTTACGGTGGATCGCTGGCGAGCGTGCGCCCTGACGACCTGGCCGCCCTGGTGGTCAGGCAGGTGGTGACCGACGCCGGAATCGATCCGCACGACGTCGACGAAGTCATCCTGGGCAACGCCAACGGCGCCGGTGAGGAGAACCGCAACGTCGCGCGCATGGCGTGGCTGCTGGCCGGCTTCGGGGACACCGTGCCCGGCATCACCGTCAACAGGCTGTGTGCCTCCGGGTTGAGTGCGATCACGATGGCCTCCCACATGGTGAAAGCCGGAGCGGCGGATCTTGTCGTCGCCGGCGGCGTGGAGTCGATGTCTCGCGCCCCCTGGGTCATGGAGAAACCGACCACCGCCTATGCGAAGCCTGGAGAAGTCTTCGACACCTCCATCGGCTGGCGGTTCACGAATCCCGCCTTCAAGAAGATCGACAAGATGACGCTCTCGATGCCCGAGACCGCCGAGGAGGTTGCCCGGCTCGACGGCATCTCGCGGGAGGACGCCGACGCGTTCGCCGTGGCATCCCATGACAAGGCGATCGCGGCCATCAAGGCCGGCTCCTTCGACCGGGAGATCATTCCAGTGACGGTCAAGGGCCGGAAGGGAACCGAGACCGTCGTCGATACCGACGAGGGCCCGCGCCCTGGTACGACGATGGAGGCCCTGGCCGGGCTGCGCCCGGTTGTGACGCACGGTACCGTCGTCACTGCCGGGAACTCTTCCTCCCTCAACGACGGAGCCTCCGCGATCCTCGTCGCATCCGAAGCCGCCGTGGAGAAATACGGGCTGACCCCGCGGGCGCGGATCGTCGACGGCGCCTCCGCCGGCGTTCCACCGCACATCATGGGCCTCGGACCTGTTCCGGCCACGCAGAAGGTACTCGAACGCACGGGCTGGAGGGTCGCGGACCTCGGTGCCGTCGAGCTGAACGAGGCCTTCGCGACGCAGTCCCTCGCCAGCATTCGACGCCTGGGGCTGGACCCTTCCGTGGTCAACAGGTACGGCGGGGCCATCGCGCTGGGACACCCTCTGGGCTCGTCAGGTTCACGCCTGGTGGTCACACTGCTCGGACGGATGGAGCGTGAAGGAGCTGCGCGGGGGCTGGCGACCATGTGCGTGGGCGTCGGCCAGGGCACTGCCCTTCTCGTGGAAGGGCTCTGA
- the paaZ gene encoding phenylacetic acid degradation bifunctional protein PaaZ has translation MATQTQTILPSYIQGQWWTPENPQNVAEVMDASTGETVARVSTDGLDISAAIEFGRTVGQTSLGEYTIHERALKLKEIAQYLTEHKQALYDVSYLTGGTLKDHFFDVDGGIGTLFTFSSKGRRELPNANVIVDGTVEQLSKDGSFLGEHLYSRMPGVAVQINAFNFPVWGFLEKFAPSFLAGMPTIVKPATPTGYVTEACVRLMVDSGILPEGSLQLISGSARDLLDHLDYRDHVAFTGSAGTAQTLRNHDKVINGGIRFTAETDSLNAAILGPDATPDTPEFDAFVKAVFVEITSKAGQKCTAIRRVIVPQDRVEDVVSAVAERVQQRVVIGDPRAEGVTMGALASKEQQSEVRKAVERLVGAGGTVRLGGPDASTGDADASAGAFFPVTILSFDDPLTPEVHFVEAFGPVTSVIGYTDIEDAVRLAALGGGSLVATVCTNDGPTAARFAAGISAHHGRLHYLNRQDAKTSTGHGSPMPHLIHGGPGRAGGGEELGGVRGVKHYMQRTAIQGPPDILTAITGVWHRGAAAETVTRESVENGTGVHPFRKSLEDLRIGDQFASELRTVTLEDIGDFAGKTGDTFYAHTDEEAATANPFFPRRVAHGYLLVSWAAGLFVDPAPGPVLANYGLENLRFITPVTYDDAIRVTLTAKQITPRVTDEYGEVCWDAILHNQNDEIVATYDVLTLVAKTWPPA, from the coding sequence GTGGCAACGCAGACACAGACCATCCTCCCCAGTTACATCCAGGGCCAGTGGTGGACGCCGGAAAACCCGCAGAACGTTGCCGAGGTCATGGATGCCTCCACCGGTGAGACAGTGGCACGAGTCTCGACCGATGGTCTTGATATCTCCGCGGCCATCGAGTTCGGGCGCACGGTTGGCCAGACCTCCCTCGGCGAGTACACCATCCATGAACGGGCGCTCAAGCTCAAGGAAATCGCCCAGTACCTCACGGAGCACAAGCAGGCCCTTTACGACGTCTCCTATCTCACCGGAGGCACGCTGAAGGACCACTTCTTCGACGTGGACGGCGGAATCGGCACACTGTTCACCTTCTCCTCGAAGGGGCGCCGCGAACTTCCCAACGCCAACGTCATCGTGGACGGCACCGTCGAGCAACTGTCAAAGGACGGCTCGTTCCTCGGCGAACACCTGTACTCGCGGATGCCGGGCGTCGCCGTGCAGATCAATGCCTTCAACTTCCCTGTCTGGGGTTTCCTCGAAAAGTTCGCCCCGTCCTTCCTCGCGGGCATGCCAACCATCGTGAAGCCGGCGACTCCCACGGGTTACGTCACCGAGGCCTGCGTACGGCTGATGGTCGACTCCGGCATCCTGCCCGAAGGCTCGCTTCAGTTGATCTCCGGATCTGCCCGGGACCTGCTCGATCACCTGGACTACCGCGACCATGTCGCGTTCACCGGATCCGCCGGAACCGCGCAGACGCTACGGAACCACGACAAGGTGATCAACGGTGGAATCCGGTTCACCGCAGAGACGGACTCGCTGAACGCCGCCATCCTCGGTCCGGATGCCACGCCTGACACCCCGGAATTCGATGCTTTCGTCAAAGCCGTCTTCGTCGAGATCACCTCGAAGGCCGGCCAGAAATGCACCGCCATCCGTCGTGTCATCGTGCCGCAGGACCGGGTCGAGGACGTCGTCTCGGCTGTTGCGGAACGGGTGCAGCAGCGGGTGGTGATCGGCGACCCCCGCGCCGAGGGCGTTACGATGGGCGCCCTTGCGTCCAAGGAACAGCAATCCGAAGTGCGCAAGGCCGTTGAGCGACTGGTGGGAGCCGGGGGCACCGTCCGGCTCGGAGGCCCGGATGCCTCGACGGGTGATGCCGATGCCTCAGCAGGGGCTTTCTTCCCCGTCACCATCCTGTCCTTCGATGACCCGCTCACGCCGGAGGTGCATTTCGTCGAAGCATTCGGTCCCGTCACCAGCGTCATCGGTTACACCGACATCGAGGACGCCGTACGCTTGGCAGCCCTCGGTGGCGGCTCACTCGTAGCCACTGTCTGCACCAACGATGGTCCCACCGCTGCCCGCTTCGCCGCCGGCATCAGTGCCCACCATGGTCGCCTCCACTACCTGAACCGTCAGGATGCCAAGACCTCGACCGGTCACGGCTCCCCCATGCCGCACCTCATCCACGGCGGGCCAGGTCGTGCAGGCGGGGGCGAGGAACTCGGAGGCGTCCGCGGCGTCAAGCACTACATGCAACGCACCGCGATCCAGGGGCCGCCGGACATCCTCACGGCCATCACCGGGGTCTGGCACCGCGGCGCCGCGGCGGAGACCGTGACCCGCGAGAGTGTGGAGAACGGTACGGGTGTCCATCCCTTCCGGAAATCACTGGAGGATCTGCGCATCGGCGACCAGTTCGCGTCCGAGCTTCGCACTGTGACCCTCGAGGACATCGGCGACTTCGCCGGGAAGACCGGCGACACCTTCTATGCGCATACCGACGAGGAAGCTGCTACCGCCAACCCCTTCTTCCCCCGCAGGGTCGCGCACGGCTACCTTCTCGTCTCCTGGGCGGCAGGACTGTTCGTCGACCCCGCGCCGGGACCTGTCCTGGCCAACTACGGGCTGGAGAACCTGAGGTTCATAACGCCCGTTACCTACGACGACGCCATCCGGGTGACCTTGACGGCCAAGCAGATCACGCCCCGAGTAACGGATGAATACGGCGAGGTCTGCTGGGACGCAATCCTGCACAACCAGAATGATGAGATCGTGGCGACCTACGACGTGCTGACCCTGGTCGCGAAAACCTGGCCTCCCGCCTGA
- the paaD gene encoding 1,2-phenylacetyl-CoA epoxidase subunit PaaD — MPRDIGTSDAGTHATAVGRSPDHQKVWAIASTVCDPEIPVLTIADLGILRRVEVTEDQNVLVTITPTYSGCPAMDAIRDDLKTAFAKEGYPSTEVELVLAPAWTTDWMTETGKAKLQEYGIAPPSGRAAAGGHSGLVRLSLAVKCPQCSSLNTRELTRFGSTSCKALYVCQVCKEPFDYFKVL, encoded by the coding sequence ATGCCCAGGGACATCGGTACGTCCGATGCCGGAACCCATGCGACCGCAGTGGGGCGAAGCCCTGATCACCAGAAGGTGTGGGCCATCGCCTCCACGGTCTGTGATCCCGAGATCCCCGTGCTCACGATTGCGGATCTGGGCATCCTGCGCCGCGTCGAAGTGACGGAGGACCAGAACGTACTCGTCACCATCACGCCTACGTACTCCGGTTGCCCCGCCATGGATGCCATCCGTGACGACCTGAAAACAGCGTTCGCCAAGGAGGGCTACCCCTCGACGGAGGTGGAGCTCGTCCTTGCTCCGGCGTGGACCACGGATTGGATGACCGAAACGGGCAAGGCCAAGTTGCAGGAATACGGCATTGCCCCGCCCTCGGGAAGAGCGGCGGCCGGAGGACACTCCGGCCTTGTCAGGCTGAGTCTGGCCGTCAAATGCCCCCAGTGCTCCTCGCTCAACACCAGGGAACTCACCCGCTTCGGTTCCACCTCCTGCAAAGCGCTCTACGTGTGCCAGGTCTGCAAGGAACCGTTCGATTATTTCAAAGTGCTGTAA
- the paaE gene encoding 1,2-phenylacetyl-CoA epoxidase subunit PaaE — protein MPAVRQTAAESAQAPGRRRPSFHTLAVRDVRRLTEDAIEITFDVPAGLAGHFDYLPGQYVALRTELPDENGTPREVRRSYSICAEPRSFADGSSEIRVAVKKDLGGLFSTWANAELKAGDTLDVMSPMGAFVSRYGRDGTAMDQNRMNSLNHPEELAGDVAANGEASFVAIAAGSGITPVIAIARTLLAANPKTRFDLIYANKAAMDVMFLEELADLKDKYPQRLAIHHVLSREQRIAPLLSGRIDAEKLQQLLGTAIRADDVDEWFLCGPFELVQLCRDTLAERGVKPENIRFELFSSGKPDRPEGNAGRPVVVDEAQETYKITFKLDGLQGDVTSPIHARESLLNAALRVRPDVPFACAGGVCGTCRAKVVTGSVTMDENYALEQDELDKGYVLTCQSHPTSKEVSVDFDV, from the coding sequence ATGCCTGCTGTCCGCCAGACTGCCGCCGAATCGGCGCAGGCCCCCGGCCGTCGTCGCCCGTCCTTCCACACCCTCGCCGTGCGTGACGTGCGCCGACTCACCGAGGACGCCATCGAGATCACCTTCGACGTCCCTGCCGGACTTGCCGGTCACTTCGACTACCTGCCCGGACAGTACGTGGCATTGCGTACTGAACTGCCGGACGAGAACGGCACACCGCGCGAAGTACGCCGAAGCTACTCGATCTGCGCGGAGCCGCGCAGTTTTGCCGATGGCAGCAGTGAGATCCGGGTGGCCGTGAAGAAGGACCTCGGCGGGCTCTTCTCCACCTGGGCGAACGCCGAGTTGAAAGCAGGGGACACCCTGGACGTCATGAGTCCCATGGGTGCATTCGTCTCCAGGTACGGCCGAGACGGCACGGCCATGGACCAGAACCGTATGAACTCCCTGAATCATCCGGAGGAATTGGCGGGGGATGTCGCCGCCAATGGAGAAGCGAGTTTCGTCGCCATCGCCGCCGGATCCGGGATCACCCCCGTGATCGCCATCGCCCGCACGCTGCTGGCCGCGAATCCGAAAACCCGGTTCGACCTCATCTACGCCAACAAGGCTGCTATGGACGTGATGTTCCTCGAGGAGCTTGCGGACCTCAAGGACAAGTACCCGCAGCGGCTGGCAATCCATCATGTCCTTTCCCGCGAGCAGCGGATTGCGCCGCTACTGAGCGGAAGGATCGACGCCGAGAAGCTGCAGCAGCTCCTCGGCACGGCCATCCGCGCGGACGACGTGGATGAATGGTTCCTTTGCGGGCCGTTCGAGCTGGTGCAGCTGTGCCGGGACACTCTCGCCGAACGCGGCGTCAAGCCGGAGAACATCCGCTTCGAGCTGTTCAGTTCTGGCAAGCCCGACCGTCCGGAGGGCAACGCCGGCCGACCCGTGGTGGTGGACGAGGCGCAGGAGACGTACAAGATCACGTTCAAGCTCGACGGACTGCAGGGGGATGTCACCAGCCCCATCCATGCCCGGGAGTCCCTTCTCAACGCGGCCCTGCGCGTCCGTCCCGACGTGCCCTTCGCGTGTGCCGGGGGAGTATGCGGTACCTGCCGTGCCAAGGTGGTCACCGGCAGCGTCACTATGGACGAGAACTACGCCCTCGAACAGGATGAGCTGGACAAAGGGTACGTGCTCACGTGCCAGTCGCATCCCACCAGCAAGGAAGTCAGCGTCGATTTCGACGTCTGA
- a CDS encoding 3-hydroxyacyl-CoA dehydrogenase family protein has protein sequence MSHAQTIPAVTGVLGGGRMGGGIAHALLIAGSTVTVVERDDEAATIARERIERDLAASVERGTVDSTFEELAGRLTVSLDHADFAPAGLVVEAVPESWDLKVAALQEVERHLSPTAWLATNTSSLSVDGLAEQLARPERFCGLHFFNPVPASKLVEVVISKHTAPELENLSVRWVQDLGKTPVVVHDAPGFASSRLGVAIAVEAIRMVEEGVASPTDIDNAMVLGYRFPVGPLALTDIVGLDVRLGIAEYLASTLGPRFEPPQLMRDMVERGELGRKTGKGFFTYDD, from the coding sequence ATGAGCCACGCACAGACCATCCCGGCCGTCACGGGCGTCCTCGGCGGAGGCCGGATGGGAGGAGGCATCGCGCACGCCCTCCTCATCGCCGGATCGACGGTCACGGTGGTGGAACGCGACGACGAAGCGGCCACAATCGCCCGCGAACGGATCGAGCGCGACCTCGCCGCCTCCGTGGAACGCGGCACCGTCGACAGCACTTTCGAGGAGCTCGCGGGCCGGCTCACCGTCTCCCTCGACCATGCCGACTTCGCGCCGGCCGGACTCGTCGTCGAGGCCGTCCCCGAGTCCTGGGATCTGAAAGTCGCCGCGCTGCAGGAAGTGGAACGTCACCTCTCCCCGACCGCCTGGCTCGCCACGAACACCTCCTCCCTGTCCGTGGACGGATTGGCCGAGCAGTTGGCCCGACCCGAACGGTTCTGCGGTCTGCACTTCTTCAACCCGGTACCGGCGTCGAAGCTCGTCGAGGTCGTCATCTCCAAGCACACCGCGCCTGAACTCGAGAACCTCTCCGTGCGGTGGGTCCAGGACCTGGGGAAGACTCCGGTCGTGGTTCATGATGCCCCCGGCTTTGCCTCGTCGCGACTGGGCGTCGCCATCGCCGTCGAAGCTATCCGCATGGTGGAGGAAGGCGTCGCCTCACCAACCGACATCGACAACGCGATGGTGCTGGGTTACAGATTTCCGGTAGGACCTCTCGCCCTCACCGACATCGTCGGCCTCGATGTGCGACTGGGAATCGCGGAGTATCTGGCCTCCACCCTGGGCCCTCGGTTCGAACCCCCGCAGCTGATGCGGGACATGGTCGAACGAGGAGAGCTGGGCCGGAAAACCGGCAAGGGTTTCTTCACCTACGACGACTAG
- a CDS encoding TetR/AcrR family transcriptional regulator — protein MTNAQAAAPTDTPRRGRPGYDRETLLRVCVDVFNLHGYDATSMGTLSGHLGISKSAIYHHVESKEEILEQALNRALDALEEVIASEDSAAVSDLERLEHVVRRTVFVLVEQMPYVTLLLRLRGNSDVELRALKRRRSITGQVAGFIERAQQEGSLRTDLSSRSAARLLLGMINSIVDWYKPEAGKSTGELADTVVALAFSGLRAP, from the coding sequence ATGACGAACGCACAGGCGGCCGCGCCGACGGACACTCCGCGTCGGGGCCGGCCGGGCTACGACCGCGAGACGCTGCTGCGCGTGTGCGTGGATGTCTTCAACCTTCACGGCTACGACGCCACCTCGATGGGTACCCTGTCCGGGCACCTCGGGATCTCCAAGTCGGCCATCTACCACCACGTCGAGTCGAAGGAGGAGATCCTCGAGCAAGCCCTGAACCGAGCCCTCGACGCGCTCGAGGAGGTCATCGCCTCCGAGGACAGCGCTGCCGTGTCGGACCTGGAGCGACTCGAGCACGTGGTGCGGCGCACCGTCTTCGTACTCGTCGAGCAAATGCCCTACGTGACCCTCCTGCTGCGGCTGCGGGGCAACTCGGACGTCGAACTCCGGGCGCTCAAGCGTCGGCGTTCGATCACCGGTCAGGTCGCGGGGTTCATCGAACGGGCACAGCAGGAAGGCTCGCTGCGGACCGACCTCAGCAGCCGGTCGGCCGCCCGCCTGCTGCTGGGCATGATCAACTCGATCGTCGACTGGTACAAGCCCGAGGCCGGCAAGTCCACGGGTGAGCTGGCTGACACCGTCGTCGCTCTCGCCTTCTCCGGGTTGCGCGCTCCGTAG
- a CDS encoding enoyl-CoA hydratase/isomerase family protein has protein sequence MDQLLFEEFTALRVEEQQDRLHVTLDRPDVRNAIDTIMVEELHTVCGYLERVPKILIISGTRVDGKGIFASGADISQLRDRRRDDALTGINSQIFDRIHKLPLPVIAAIDGFALGGGAELAYAADFRIATHQLKLGQPETGLGIIAAAGGLWRLKELVGEPVALDILFAGRILDAEEALALHLVTELHAPDDLPAAAHALADRIARQDPLAVRISKRVFAAPRSAHPHIDELAQAVLFESQAKFDRMQAFLDRKNPPHQEHE, from the coding sequence ATGGACCAGCTGCTCTTCGAAGAGTTCACCGCCCTGCGGGTCGAGGAGCAGCAGGACCGCCTCCACGTCACCCTCGACCGCCCTGACGTCCGTAATGCCATCGACACCATCATGGTCGAGGAACTGCACACAGTGTGCGGCTACCTGGAGCGCGTCCCAAAAATTCTGATCATTTCCGGCACGAGGGTCGATGGCAAAGGCATCTTCGCCTCGGGGGCGGACATTTCCCAGCTGCGTGACCGACGTCGTGACGACGCCTTGACTGGGATCAATTCGCAGATCTTCGACCGGATCCACAAGCTACCTCTGCCCGTGATCGCCGCGATCGACGGCTTCGCTCTGGGTGGGGGCGCGGAACTTGCCTACGCAGCCGACTTCCGCATCGCCACTCACCAACTCAAGCTCGGGCAGCCCGAAACCGGGCTGGGGATCATTGCTGCCGCAGGTGGCTTGTGGCGGCTCAAGGAGCTCGTCGGCGAGCCCGTCGCGCTGGACATCCTGTTCGCGGGTCGGATCCTCGATGCCGAGGAAGCCCTCGCCCTGCATCTGGTCACCGAACTGCACGCCCCCGACGATCTGCCAGCAGCCGCCCACGCGTTGGCCGACCGCATCGCGAGGCAGGACCCACTCGCCGTGCGGATCTCCAAACGCGTCTTCGCCGCGCCCCGCTCGGCCCACCCGCACATCGATGAGCTCGCCCAGGCCGTGCTTTTCGAGTCCCAGGCGAAGTTCGACCGCATGCAGGCCTTTCTCGACCGGAAGAACCCGCCGCACCAGGAGCACGAATGA
- the paaA gene encoding 1,2-phenylacetyl-CoA epoxidase subunit PaaA, with protein MAMQNVQSVPAELSPEALESAAQLVAEAQADFDRVMAEDSRVEPRDWMPEAYRKTLLRQISQHAHSEIIGMQPEANWISRAPSLKRKAILMAKVQDEAGHGLYLYSAAETLGQTRDKMMADLIAGKARYSSIFNYPALTWADMGAIGWLVDGAAICNQVPLCRASYGPYGRAMVRVCKEESFHQRQGFEILLELANGTPEQKAMAQDAVDRWYAPSLMMFGPPDDDSPNSKQSMAWNIKRFSNDELRSRFVGMMVEQVKVLGLTLPDDQIRFNEDAKKWEHSPLDWNEFQEVLAGRGPCNAQRLERRRQAHDDGAWVREAASAYAAKQKEQAA; from the coding sequence ATGGCAATGCAGAACGTGCAGTCAGTGCCCGCCGAGCTATCCCCGGAGGCACTGGAGTCCGCAGCTCAACTGGTAGCGGAAGCCCAGGCTGACTTCGACCGCGTCATGGCCGAGGACTCGCGCGTCGAGCCGCGGGACTGGATGCCGGAGGCCTACCGGAAGACGTTGCTGCGCCAGATCTCCCAGCACGCCCACTCCGAAATCATTGGGATGCAGCCTGAGGCCAACTGGATTTCCCGCGCCCCCAGCCTGAAGCGCAAGGCCATCCTCATGGCGAAAGTTCAGGACGAAGCCGGCCACGGGCTGTACCTGTACTCGGCCGCGGAAACCCTGGGGCAGACCAGGGACAAGATGATGGCCGATCTCATCGCCGGCAAGGCCCGCTACTCCTCGATCTTCAACTACCCCGCGCTGACCTGGGCGGACATGGGTGCCATCGGCTGGCTGGTGGACGGTGCAGCTATCTGCAACCAGGTTCCGCTCTGCCGCGCCTCGTATGGTCCCTACGGTCGCGCGATGGTGCGCGTGTGCAAGGAGGAATCGTTCCACCAGCGCCAGGGTTTCGAGATCCTCCTGGAGCTCGCCAACGGAACGCCGGAGCAGAAGGCCATGGCCCAGGACGCTGTAGACCGCTGGTACGCCCCGTCCCTGATGATGTTCGGCCCGCCGGACGATGATTCACCCAACTCCAAGCAGTCCATGGCCTGGAACATCAAGCGCTTCAGCAACGATGAGCTGCGTAGCCGCTTCGTAGGCATGATGGTGGAGCAGGTCAAGGTCCTGGGCCTCACACTGCCGGACGACCAGATCCGTTTCAACGAGGACGCCAAGAAGTGGGAGCACAGCCCACTGGACTGGAACGAGTTCCAGGAAGTACTCGCCGGCCGAGGCCCCTGTAACGCGCAGCGCCTGGAACGCCGCAGGCAGGCACACGATGACGGCGCGTGGGTGCGGGAAGCAGCTTCTGCTTACGCCGCGAAGCAGAAGGAACAGGCAGCATGA
- the paaC gene encoding 1,2-phenylacetyl-CoA epoxidase subunit PaaC, producing MSSPDSITGHGDISTGVAGGDSNASATRITPGNALRPEDIALEVRTGLSKPTGDVAEYALRLGDDALILAQRLGHWISRAPELEEDVALGNIALDQLGHARSFLSYAGGAWGKSEDDLAYFRREHEFRSAHLFEQPNGDFAVTIARQFLVSYYQYELYRRLTESTDSTLAAIAAKAVKEVDYHRDHSAQWILRLAGGTDESRRRMIHGLRLMWPYVNEIFDDDELVIRLAQSGIAVAPSSVRDDFDQLTGQILAEAQLEVPNVPAAPGGGRRGRHSEHLGYILAEMQVLAREHPGASW from the coding sequence GTGAGCAGCCCCGACTCCATCACCGGCCACGGCGATATCTCCACCGGTGTAGCCGGTGGAGACTCGAATGCCTCCGCCACCCGCATCACGCCCGGCAACGCCCTCCGCCCGGAGGACATCGCTCTCGAGGTCCGCACCGGCCTGAGCAAGCCCACCGGAGATGTAGCCGAGTACGCGCTACGCCTGGGCGACGATGCCTTGATCCTGGCTCAGCGGCTCGGTCACTGGATTTCGCGTGCCCCGGAACTGGAGGAAGACGTCGCCCTTGGCAATATCGCCCTCGATCAGTTGGGCCATGCCCGAAGCTTCCTGAGTTACGCCGGAGGTGCATGGGGGAAGTCCGAGGATGACCTCGCCTACTTCCGTCGGGAGCACGAGTTCCGTTCTGCCCATCTCTTCGAGCAGCCCAACGGCGACTTCGCTGTGACCATCGCCCGCCAATTCCTGGTGAGCTACTACCAGTACGAGCTCTACCGCCGCCTCACCGAATCCACCGACTCGACGCTGGCAGCGATTGCCGCGAAGGCTGTGAAGGAAGTGGACTACCACCGGGACCACAGCGCCCAGTGGATCCTGCGCCTGGCCGGCGGCACCGATGAATCCCGACGCCGAATGATTCACGGCCTACGGCTCATGTGGCCGTACGTGAATGAGATCTTCGACGACGACGAGTTGGTCATCCGACTGGCACAGTCAGGTATCGCCGTCGCGCCATCCAGTGTCCGCGACGACTTCGACCAGCTCACCGGGCAGATCCTCGCCGAAGCGCAGCTCGAGGTGCCCAATGTGCCCGCAGCACCTGGTGGCGGTCGCCGCGGCCGACACTCCGAACACCTGGGCTACATCCTCGCCGAAATGCAGGTACTGGCGCGCGAGCATCCTGGGGCGAGCTGGTGA
- a CDS encoding enoyl-CoA hydratase/isomerase family protein, whose amino-acid sequence MISLSINNGVAEVVLGAPHKLNSLDEHALSDLSVAYDDAAVAAARGEVRALLLRGEGRAFCAGRDISGVSPDSDDAAAYLGGLVQPLLKKMSAFPAPTFAAAQGACLGVGLGLLLATDVVYVAENAKFGSPFAKLGATLDSGGHWYFTERLGMHRTLDLIYTAELMSGTEAVAKGLFSRAMPADELLQTTRAIVAKVAVGATGAFTASKELVAHIRDQRLGLWESMAEENTEQARLCTTSDYAEGFQAFQDKREPVFVGNRPS is encoded by the coding sequence ATGATCTCGCTGTCCATCAATAACGGCGTTGCCGAGGTAGTGCTGGGCGCGCCTCACAAGCTGAACTCACTCGATGAGCATGCGCTGTCGGATCTTTCCGTGGCCTACGACGACGCCGCCGTCGCTGCAGCCCGCGGTGAGGTGAGAGCGCTGCTCCTGAGGGGAGAAGGACGGGCTTTCTGTGCGGGCCGGGACATCTCAGGTGTCAGCCCGGACAGTGACGATGCGGCTGCCTATCTGGGGGGACTGGTACAGCCACTGCTCAAGAAGATGAGTGCTTTCCCGGCGCCTACTTTCGCGGCCGCCCAGGGTGCCTGTCTGGGCGTCGGACTGGGGCTGCTGTTGGCCACGGACGTCGTGTACGTAGCGGAAAACGCCAAGTTCGGCTCGCCGTTCGCCAAACTGGGAGCCACGTTGGATTCCGGTGGGCACTGGTACTTCACCGAGCGGCTGGGCATGCACCGAACGTTGGACCTGATTTACACCGCTGAGCTGATGAGCGGCACGGAGGCCGTGGCGAAGGGGCTGTTCAGCCGCGCCATGCCAGCTGATGAGCTTTTGCAGACCACGCGCGCAATTGTGGCCAAGGTGGCAGTGGGTGCTACCGGCGCCTTCACCGCCAGCAAGGAGCTGGTGGCTCACATCCGTGACCAACGCTTGGGACTGTGGGAGTCCATGGCAGAGGAAAACACGGAGCAGGCAAGACTGTGCACAACGTCCGACTATGCCGAGGGATTCCAGGCTTTTCAGGACAAGCGCGAACCAGTTTTCGTAGGCAATCGGCCCTCCTGA
- the paaB gene encoding 1,2-phenylacetyl-CoA epoxidase subunit PaaB, which translates to MSPHGNPDVPASGASDVIRGARHVPAGPPTVEAADAQAQAASTTPRDQASSPTVSNEPVGRSAEHTAWGLWEVFVRSNRGLSHVHAGSLHAPDAAMALRNARDLYTRRNEGVSVWVVPSEAITSSDPGSKGAFFESPQGKDYRHATYYTKSEGVKHL; encoded by the coding sequence ATGAGCCCGCATGGCAATCCGGACGTTCCCGCCAGCGGCGCCAGTGACGTGATCCGGGGGGCCCGGCACGTTCCCGCCGGTCCTCCGACCGTGGAAGCGGCTGACGCCCAGGCGCAGGCCGCGTCCACCACGCCCAGGGATCAGGCAAGCAGCCCGACGGTGAGCAACGAGCCGGTAGGTCGTTCGGCAGAACATACCGCTTGGGGGCTGTGGGAGGTTTTCGTCCGGTCCAATCGAGGGTTGAGCCACGTCCACGCCGGTTCGCTGCATGCCCCGGATGCAGCCATGGCCCTGCGCAATGCGCGGGACCTCTACACCCGCCGCAATGAAGGCGTGTCTGTCTGGGTTGTTCCTTCGGAGGCGATCACCTCCAGCGACCCCGGCTCCAAGGGGGCATTCTTCGAGTCCCCGCAGGGCAAGGATTACCGGCACGCCACGTATTACACCAAGAGCGAAGGGGTAAAGCACCTGTGA